A DNA window from Agrobacterium vaccinii contains the following coding sequences:
- a CDS encoding ABC transporter ATP-binding protein gives MNTTSETILSVRGLKVDFTTPDGAVSAVKGIDLDVKPGETLAVVGESGSGKSQTMMGIMGLLAANGQVQGSAKYRGRELIGLPVDELNAIRGAKITMIFQEPMTSLDPLYKIGKQIAEPIIHHRGCTKAEARTRVLELMQLVGIPDPGRRIDSYPHELSGGQRQRVMIAMALANEPDLLIADEPTTALDVTIQAQILDLLKSLQQRFGMAIVLITHDLGVVRHFADRVAVMRRGEIVETGTTEDIFERPQADYTKMLLDAEPSGHKPPVGPEAPTVLSGQNVTVDYEIPGGLFTKATAFRAVDGVNVNLRQGQTIGIVGESGSGKSTLGRALLRLTPSTGRLFFGKTDISSLGRKAMRPMRRQLQLVFQDPYGSLSPRQTVGEIITEGLFVHAPELSRAQRDTRAIEALTEVGLDPAARNRYPHEFSGGQRQRIAIARAIILKPDVVILDEPTSALDRSVQGQVIDLLRELQKTHGLSYIFISHDLSVIKAISDYVIVMKDGKIVEEGATDAIFNNPTADYTKTLIQSAFTADVAA, from the coding sequence ATGAATACGACATCTGAAACCATTCTTTCCGTGCGTGGACTGAAGGTCGATTTCACGACGCCGGATGGTGCCGTGAGCGCCGTGAAAGGCATCGATCTCGATGTGAAGCCGGGTGAAACGCTTGCCGTAGTCGGGGAATCCGGTTCCGGCAAAAGCCAGACCATGATGGGCATCATGGGCCTGCTGGCCGCCAACGGCCAGGTTCAGGGCTCAGCCAAATATCGCGGACGCGAATTGATCGGCTTGCCGGTCGATGAGCTGAACGCCATCAGGGGCGCAAAGATCACCATGATCTTTCAGGAGCCGATGACCTCGCTCGATCCGCTCTACAAGATCGGCAAACAGATCGCAGAGCCCATCATTCACCACCGCGGATGCACCAAGGCAGAAGCGAGAACCCGGGTTCTGGAACTGATGCAGCTTGTCGGCATTCCCGATCCCGGCAGGCGCATCGACAGCTATCCGCACGAGCTGTCCGGTGGTCAGCGCCAGCGCGTGATGATTGCCATGGCGCTTGCCAACGAGCCGGACCTTTTGATTGCCGACGAGCCGACAACGGCGCTCGACGTCACCATTCAGGCCCAGATTCTCGATTTGTTGAAATCCCTGCAACAGCGTTTCGGCATGGCCATCGTGCTGATTACCCACGATCTGGGCGTTGTCAGGCACTTCGCCGATCGCGTTGCCGTCATGCGTCGCGGTGAGATAGTGGAGACGGGGACAACGGAAGACATCTTCGAGCGTCCGCAGGCGGATTACACCAAGATGCTGCTGGATGCCGAGCCCAGCGGTCACAAGCCACCTGTCGGCCCGGAAGCGCCAACGGTCTTGTCTGGCCAGAACGTGACGGTGGATTACGAAATACCGGGTGGCCTGTTCACGAAGGCCACCGCGTTTCGCGCTGTCGATGGCGTCAATGTCAATCTGCGCCAGGGGCAGACGATTGGTATCGTCGGAGAATCCGGCTCGGGCAAATCCACGCTGGGTCGTGCGCTGTTGCGGTTGACGCCGTCTACCGGGCGCCTGTTCTTCGGCAAGACGGATATTTCCAGTCTCGGCAGAAAAGCCATGCGGCCCATGCGTCGTCAGCTTCAGCTGGTGTTTCAGGACCCCTACGGCTCGCTGTCGCCGCGCCAGACGGTCGGCGAGATCATCACTGAAGGCCTGTTCGTGCATGCACCGGAGCTGAGCCGGGCGCAACGCGATACGCGCGCCATCGAGGCGCTGACGGAAGTCGGGCTCGATCCCGCTGCCCGCAACCGCTATCCGCACGAGTTCTCCGGTGGCCAGCGCCAACGCATCGCCATCGCACGTGCGATCATTCTCAAGCCAGATGTCGTCATTCTCGATGAGCCGACCTCTGCGCTCGACCGTTCGGTGCAGGGGCAGGTCATCGACCTGCTGCGCGAGTTGCAAAAGACGCACGGGCTGTCCTACATCTTCATCAGCCATGACCTTTCAGTCATCAAGGCGATCTCCGATTACGTCATCGTCATGAAGGACGGAAAGATCGTGGAAGAGGGCGCTACCGACGCAATCTTCAACAATCCGACAGCCGATTATACCAAGACGCTGATCCAGTCCGCCTTCACGGCAGACGTTGCTGCATAA
- a CDS encoding bifunctional diguanylate cyclase/phosphodiesterase, with protein MFAVLECVALQHDRRIVVLAAVIALLGMLSFYHLLLRADESPLKRRPYWVVVAAFASGLSVWATHFIAMLAYQGSVPIGFDFPFTALSAIIAVFGFWLSLQFLWEKTGAVVLSGIAITVAVAAMHFIGMAGMQVAASIEYRLTPILVGTAVTATLFCLAFFFFRHLRGHKRVTLSACAAILGVLTLHFTGISSTILIPDPSIAGPHIDGTDRALLMAAISGVTFLVLAATGIAALIDRYLVDLKGLVGATLDGLAVVQDGRIVEVNSRFAGLFGATEASLIGVNAEELMHADDGMPAHHSRAAAVEAVPNRGDRSRTFELAVRTIEYRGRPCEVMAVRDLTEKRRAQREVEYLARHDMLTGLANRTMFQERLNNHITVAKNSDQFALLALDLDRFKAVNDLFGHAEGDRVLKDVSRILQQSARTGDLVARLGGDEFVILTAFGTTSDEARDLGEQILETFRQEMNSVSDPTAVGITIGIAAFPANGDDSETLMHAADLALYRAKINGRGIIAFYDLAMDQETKERRRLESDLRQAISRNELELLYQPVHSVENGEVAGYEALVRWQHPTRGMVQPDVFIPIAEESGIIIALGEWILHEACTAAVRWEPHIKVAVNISPVQFSLANLAYTICATLEKTGLAPSRLELEMTEAALLKDRAITLSTMRQLKRLGVTIVMDDFGTGYSSLSNLRSFPFDKIKIDRSFIAAMKQDENAHTIVRAIIGLGRSLDLPVTAEGIETDSQYRMVVDEGCTQAQGYLFGKPGKAPARLKKTQPHSPVFG; from the coding sequence GTGTTCGCCGTACTTGAATGTGTTGCGTTACAACATGATCGACGGATTGTCGTTCTGGCTGCCGTGATTGCACTTCTCGGAATGCTATCCTTCTACCACCTTCTTCTTCGAGCGGATGAGAGCCCCCTGAAGCGCAGGCCCTATTGGGTCGTTGTGGCCGCCTTTGCATCCGGTCTCAGTGTCTGGGCAACGCATTTCATTGCCATGCTTGCCTATCAGGGCAGCGTTCCCATCGGTTTCGATTTTCCGTTCACGGCGCTATCCGCCATCATTGCCGTTTTCGGCTTCTGGCTCAGCCTGCAATTTCTGTGGGAAAAAACCGGCGCCGTCGTCCTCTCCGGCATTGCCATCACTGTTGCCGTTGCGGCCATGCACTTCATCGGAATGGCTGGCATGCAGGTCGCGGCTTCCATCGAATATCGTTTGACTCCCATTCTTGTTGGCACCGCTGTCACGGCGACGCTGTTTTGCCTGGCGTTCTTCTTTTTCCGGCACTTGCGCGGCCACAAGCGTGTAACGCTGTCGGCCTGCGCTGCCATTTTGGGCGTGCTGACCCTGCATTTCACTGGCATATCTTCGACCATCCTCATTCCCGACCCCAGCATCGCGGGCCCACACATAGATGGGACGGATCGCGCACTGCTGATGGCAGCCATCAGCGGCGTGACATTCCTGGTGCTTGCGGCCACCGGCATCGCAGCCTTGATCGACCGCTATCTGGTGGACTTGAAAGGCCTCGTCGGCGCCACGCTCGATGGCCTGGCCGTGGTTCAAGATGGTCGTATCGTCGAGGTCAACAGCCGCTTTGCCGGACTATTCGGCGCCACGGAAGCCTCGCTGATCGGCGTCAATGCCGAGGAACTCATGCATGCGGATGATGGAATGCCCGCCCACCATTCCCGCGCCGCTGCCGTTGAGGCCGTGCCGAACCGGGGCGACAGGTCGCGCACCTTTGAGTTGGCCGTCCGCACGATCGAATATCGCGGTCGCCCCTGTGAGGTGATGGCGGTGCGTGATCTGACCGAGAAACGTCGCGCGCAGCGAGAAGTCGAATATCTCGCCCGCCACGATATGCTGACCGGGCTTGCCAACCGCACGATGTTTCAGGAACGGCTGAACAACCACATCACCGTGGCTAAGAACAGCGATCAGTTCGCGCTGCTGGCGCTGGATCTCGACCGCTTCAAAGCTGTCAACGATCTCTTCGGCCATGCCGAGGGTGATCGCGTTCTCAAAGACGTCTCCCGCATTCTTCAGCAGTCGGCGCGCACAGGCGATCTCGTTGCGCGGTTGGGAGGCGATGAATTCGTCATCCTGACCGCTTTCGGCACAACCAGCGACGAGGCGCGCGATCTCGGCGAGCAGATTCTCGAAACCTTCAGGCAGGAGATGAACAGCGTCAGCGATCCGACAGCGGTTGGCATCACCATCGGCATCGCAGCCTTTCCCGCCAATGGCGATGACAGCGAGACGCTGATGCATGCCGCCGATCTGGCGCTTTACCGCGCCAAGATCAATGGTCGTGGCATCATTGCCTTCTACGATCTTGCCATGGATCAGGAAACAAAAGAGCGCCGCCGACTGGAGTCGGACCTGCGTCAGGCCATCAGCCGCAACGAGCTGGAACTGCTCTATCAACCCGTTCATTCGGTCGAAAATGGCGAAGTCGCGGGTTACGAGGCGCTGGTGCGCTGGCAGCATCCGACGCGCGGCATGGTGCAACCGGATGTCTTCATCCCCATTGCCGAGGAAAGCGGGATCATAATTGCGCTGGGCGAATGGATTTTGCACGAGGCCTGCACCGCCGCCGTTCGCTGGGAGCCGCATATCAAGGTTGCCGTCAACATCTCGCCCGTCCAGTTTTCGCTCGCCAATCTGGCCTACACGATCTGCGCGACGCTGGAGAAAACCGGGCTTGCACCCTCGCGGCTGGAACTGGAAATGACGGAGGCAGCCCTCCTGAAAGACCGCGCCATCACGCTGTCCACCATGCGACAATTGAAGCGTCTGGGCGTGACCATCGTCATGGATGACTTCGGTACGGGTTACTCATCGCTCAGCAACCTGCGAAGCTTCCCGTTCGACAAGATCAAGATAGACCGCTCCTTCATTGCCGCCATGAAGCAGGATGAAAACGCCCACACCATCGTCCGCGCCATCATTGGCCTTGGTCGCAGCCTCGACTTGCCAGTTACGGCAGAAGGCATTGAAACCGACAGCCAGTACCGCATGGTGGTGGATGAGGGCTGTACGCAGGCGCAGGGCTACCTTTTCGGAAAACCTGGAAAAGCGCCCGCACGCCTGAAGAAAACGCAACCGCACAGTCCGGTGTTCGGTTAA
- a CDS encoding DUF4334 domain-containing protein, whose product MIENILSTRAAQPTQILECFDSLPIADMAFMTGRWRGFEIRTGHRLDGLLEPSGWYGKLFETPEAVHPLLFHSRDGKQLYAVDPMLVPLSAPLPRSSMLGVAMAVLRPVLQTKSPKARMRMIEYRGRSTATMVYDSKAIFDHFARIDDRRVLGIMDLKGMPGPYAFCLERDDTPMEVRL is encoded by the coding sequence ATGATAGAAAATATACTTTCCACACGCGCAGCTCAGCCAACACAGATACTGGAATGTTTCGACAGCCTCCCCATCGCAGATATGGCCTTCATGACAGGGCGCTGGCGAGGGTTCGAAATCCGCACAGGCCATCGTCTCGATGGATTGCTGGAGCCCAGTGGCTGGTACGGCAAACTGTTTGAAACTCCCGAAGCCGTCCACCCGCTTCTGTTTCATTCGCGGGATGGAAAACAGCTTTACGCGGTAGATCCCATGCTCGTGCCTCTGTCGGCGCCTTTGCCGCGCTCCTCGATGCTGGGCGTGGCGATGGCCGTACTCAGGCCGGTTTTGCAGACCAAATCTCCCAAGGCGCGGATGAGAATGATCGAGTATCGCGGGCGCTCCACGGCAACGATGGTCTATGACAGCAAGGCGATCTTCGACCATTTCGCACGCATCGATGATCGCCGCGTCCTCGGCATCATGGACCTGAAAGGCATGCCGGGACCCTATGCGTTCTGTCTGGAACGCGATGACACCCCAATGGAAGTGAGGCTTTGA
- a CDS encoding SDR family NAD(P)-dependent oxidoreductase codes for MSGVTLITGGASGIGRLHALRAAENGKTVAIIDLNDEGLAEVSDEHQRINAFKCDVTDHAALEAVVEDIERTLGEIDCLIVCAAIMPGGELGQMDPGKIVKAMQINYGGVVNTTTILLSRMLPRGRGDVIIYGSTAGIVPINRFGAYGATKAAVNHYARVLISENRNKGLRFQLVCPPAVDTPLISQVSSDGPDFLKNGRTSISQMVTPEAVVQSVEKALAAGKEINYPGRGKLIELAYRAFPGIVQRVSNNA; via the coding sequence ATGTCTGGCGTAACACTGATTACCGGCGGCGCAAGCGGCATCGGGCGGTTACACGCGCTTCGCGCAGCAGAAAACGGCAAGACCGTCGCCATCATCGACCTGAATGACGAGGGTTTGGCGGAGGTTTCTGATGAACACCAGCGGATCAACGCATTCAAATGCGATGTGACGGATCATGCAGCGCTTGAAGCTGTGGTTGAAGACATCGAGCGAACTCTCGGCGAAATCGACTGCCTCATCGTCTGCGCGGCCATCATGCCCGGCGGCGAGCTGGGGCAGATGGATCCGGGCAAGATAGTCAAGGCAATGCAGATCAACTACGGCGGTGTGGTCAACACCACGACCATTCTCCTGTCCAGAATGCTGCCGCGTGGACGCGGAGATGTCATCATATACGGTTCCACGGCTGGCATCGTTCCCATCAACCGCTTCGGGGCCTATGGTGCGACGAAGGCGGCGGTCAACCACTATGCACGCGTGCTGATCAGCGAAAATCGCAACAAGGGTCTTCGCTTCCAGCTCGTCTGCCCACCCGCGGTCGATACACCGCTGATTTCGCAGGTGTCGTCCGATGGCCCGGATTTTCTCAAGAACGGTCGCACCTCCATTTCACAGATGGTAACGCCGGAGGCTGTCGTGCAGTCCGTGGAGAAGGCGCTGGCTGCGGGCAAAGAGATCAACTACCCCGGACGTGGCAAGTTGATCGAACTCGCCTATCGTGCATTTCCCGGCATCGTCCAGCGTGTCTCCAACAACGCCTAA
- a CDS encoding Crp/Fnr family transcriptional regulator, with the protein MTWTNNGLLKRLSAEDTALLRPRLEPVTLAQTQTLFDSYEPISHVYFFESGLSSEVVVASKSIEVGCIGHEGCSGVPVLMGVDASPHKAFMQVGGKALRIPSPELMALMDDSRTLRTLLQKYAHVFMIQIAATALADGRYDVEQRLARWLLMCQDRLGDELPLTHDFLAVMLGVRRPSVTDALHKLEGSRAIKAERSLITVRDRALLLETAGDSYGIPEAEHRRLIGPQSA; encoded by the coding sequence TTGACCTGGACCAATAACGGCCTTCTTAAAAGACTTTCTGCCGAAGACACGGCACTGTTACGCCCAAGGCTTGAGCCCGTGACATTGGCGCAGACGCAGACGCTGTTCGATAGCTACGAGCCGATCAGCCACGTCTACTTCTTTGAAAGCGGCCTGTCGTCAGAAGTCGTGGTCGCCAGCAAGTCCATCGAGGTCGGATGTATCGGCCACGAAGGATGTTCCGGCGTTCCCGTGCTGATGGGCGTCGATGCCAGTCCGCATAAGGCCTTTATGCAGGTGGGCGGAAAGGCTCTGCGCATTCCCTCGCCTGAACTGATGGCATTGATGGACGACAGCCGCACGCTCCGAACCCTGCTGCAGAAATACGCGCATGTTTTCATGATCCAGATTGCGGCAACGGCCTTGGCCGACGGGCGCTATGATGTGGAGCAGCGTTTGGCACGCTGGCTATTGATGTGTCAGGACCGTTTGGGCGACGAACTGCCGCTGACCCATGATTTTCTGGCTGTGATGTTGGGCGTGCGGCGCCCCAGCGTGACGGATGCTCTGCACAAGCTGGAAGGTAGTCGTGCCATCAAAGCCGAGCGCTCGCTGATTACCGTGCGGGACCGGGCGCTGTTGCTGGAAACGGCGGGGGATTCCTACGGAATACCTGAGGCCGAACATCGCCGCCTTATCGGTCCGCAATCGGCTTAG
- a CDS encoding DUF6894 family protein, giving the protein MRYYFHVRSHDGFALDPEGAEFETLEAAYDEAFQAAREILADRLRRGEVIDGDVFEITMENGEIAGTVPFRETVHFDDQRQTHKR; this is encoded by the coding sequence ATGAGATACTATTTCCACGTTCGCAGCCACGACGGCTTTGCCCTTGACCCTGAAGGCGCGGAATTCGAAACGCTGGAAGCAGCATACGATGAAGCCTTTCAGGCTGCGCGTGAAATTCTCGCCGACCGTTTGCGGCGGGGCGAGGTGATTGATGGAGATGTCTTCGAAATTACGATGGAGAACGGTGAAATCGCTGGAACTGTTCCCTTTAGAGAAACGGTTCATTTTGATGACCAGCGTCAGACTCATAAAAGATGA
- a CDS encoding RNA polymerase sigma factor produces MSADLSIQQEVVALIPALHRFGSRFYRSQNDVEDLVQETLLKALRALPSFTPGTNLKSWMFTIMRNAHHTSYQKNKRITVGTNNLEHLIQAAPSPQEWAIRKIEYDRALAAMPPIYRVVFHLVVEDGQAYDAAARTCKISVGTVKSRVNRAKHFLANHMGDTMTTVAAV; encoded by the coding sequence ATGTCAGCAGACTTGAGTATCCAGCAGGAAGTCGTTGCCCTCATCCCCGCGCTCCACAGGTTCGGATCGCGATTTTACAGAAGCCAGAACGATGTCGAAGATCTCGTTCAGGAAACGCTTCTCAAAGCTCTCCGCGCGCTTCCCTCGTTCACTCCGGGTACAAATCTGAAGTCCTGGATGTTCACCATCATGCGCAACGCCCACCACACCTCCTATCAGAAAAACAAGCGTATCACGGTTGGTACGAATAACCTTGAACATCTTATTCAGGCGGCGCCTTCACCACAGGAGTGGGCTATCAGGAAGATCGAATACGATCGCGCCCTTGCCGCCATGCCGCCGATTTACCGCGTTGTTTTTCATCTCGTCGTAGAAGATGGCCAAGCTTATGATGCCGCCGCCAGAACATGTAAGATTTCCGTTGGTACCGTGAAAAGCCGTGTTAATCGTGCCAAGCACTTCCTCGCCAACCACATGGGCGACACCATGACGACCGTTGCAGCGGTCTAA
- the treY gene encoding malto-oligosyltrehalose synthase yields the protein MTVPTSTYRIQFRNGMTFDRAVAIIPYLKKLGISHLYASPIFSATSDSTHGYDVTDANEIDPAIGGREGFDRLVRALKAEGLGVIIDIVPNHMAASLENAWWKDVIEHGADSRYAGHFDIDWSRRLTLPFLGDDFAKVLEDGDVTIEADPSTGKPALCCHGAHYPLNPASYAGREADTIGTTDKQAIAALHDRQPYRLTSWRDACRDLSYRRFFEVTGLVGMKVEDAAIFDDTHRLILELVRNGSVDGLRVDHVDGLADPKSYLERLRQEAGAGCYITVEKILGPDEQLPLDWPVSGTTGYEFISALSNVFVDNDKLSQLQDAYAACEGHPTDMQAELRKAKLLMADINFAGEFNRLLKLAVRILETENSGVHPSESDLRAALRELVVSFPVYRTYGHADGLPRESDDVLTKVIDAISTSAHAPDADALASLQHILRHGRGDHAAEFRTRFQQLTGPLMAKSVEDTLFYRQNTALALNEVGAEPLQQSFSVEQFHAAMIKRLIHQPDALSATSTHDTKRGEDARTRLYAITEDPQLWADAFKRWQGMNASYRQVLDDGVAPEPSVEWLLYQALAGVWPLEFDVQNAEELKALEERFAAYVEKALREAKLRTNWGDSNAAYEDAVIGYARKLLSPENRAFMEDFVQTLHPFIEAGLSNGVSQTLIKLTAPGVPDIYQGSESLDLSLVDPDNRRLPDFDALAKQREQGGHQHPSLELKQRLIATILSMRKAMPDLFGAGTYVPLEVSGEGAGQYVGFARVTPDDALITIAPRLSMRPPAPASITLPPDLANSTYVDVLTQKNWTFTDKIDLGEVKLAILKRR from the coding sequence ATGACAGTCCCGACATCGACCTATCGCATTCAGTTTCGCAATGGCATGACATTTGATCGCGCGGTTGCCATCATCCCCTACCTGAAAAAACTCGGCATCAGCCACCTCTACGCATCCCCGATCTTCAGCGCCACCAGCGACTCTACGCATGGCTATGACGTGACAGATGCCAATGAAATCGATCCGGCCATCGGCGGTCGGGAAGGTTTCGATAGGCTGGTGCGTGCATTGAAAGCCGAAGGTCTTGGCGTCATCATCGACATCGTACCCAACCACATGGCAGCCTCGCTGGAAAACGCCTGGTGGAAGGACGTTATCGAACATGGTGCAGATAGTCGCTACGCCGGACATTTCGATATCGACTGGTCTCGCCGCCTGACGCTTCCCTTTCTGGGCGATGATTTTGCGAAGGTGCTTGAGGATGGAGACGTCACGATCGAGGCAGACCCCTCCACCGGCAAACCTGCACTGTGCTGTCACGGCGCACATTATCCGCTGAACCCCGCCAGCTATGCCGGGCGCGAGGCCGATACTATCGGCACGACCGATAAACAGGCGATTGCCGCTCTTCATGATCGTCAGCCCTACCGCCTCACGTCGTGGCGCGACGCGTGCCGGGATTTGTCCTATCGCCGGTTTTTCGAGGTCACCGGCCTCGTTGGCATGAAGGTCGAAGACGCCGCCATCTTTGATGACACGCACCGCCTCATCCTCGAACTCGTCCGCAATGGCTCGGTGGATGGCCTGCGCGTCGACCACGTCGATGGTCTGGCCGATCCGAAATCCTATCTGGAGCGGTTGCGGCAGGAGGCCGGTGCAGGCTGCTACATCACGGTGGAAAAGATACTCGGCCCCGATGAGCAACTGCCGCTGGATTGGCCGGTCTCCGGCACCACGGGCTACGAATTCATATCAGCCCTTAGCAATGTCTTCGTGGACAATGACAAGCTCTCCCAATTGCAGGACGCCTACGCGGCTTGCGAAGGCCACCCCACCGACATGCAGGCGGAGTTACGCAAGGCCAAGCTGCTTATGGCAGACATCAATTTCGCAGGCGAGTTCAACCGTTTGCTGAAACTGGCGGTACGCATTCTCGAAACCGAAAACAGCGGCGTGCACCCTAGCGAAAGCGATCTGCGCGCCGCCCTGCGTGAACTGGTCGTCTCTTTTCCGGTCTACCGTACGTATGGCCATGCCGATGGTTTGCCGCGAGAGAGCGACGATGTTCTGACCAAAGTCATTGATGCCATCAGCACCAGCGCTCACGCGCCCGATGCCGATGCGCTTGCCAGCCTTCAACACATCCTTCGTCATGGTCGAGGAGATCATGCCGCAGAATTCAGAACACGCTTCCAGCAACTCACCGGTCCGCTCATGGCGAAATCCGTCGAAGACACGCTGTTTTACCGCCAGAACACGGCGCTGGCACTGAACGAAGTGGGTGCCGAACCCCTTCAGCAATCGTTCTCCGTCGAGCAGTTTCACGCTGCTATGATCAAGCGCCTGATCCATCAACCCGATGCGCTCTCCGCCACATCCACCCACGACACGAAACGCGGCGAAGACGCCCGCACACGTCTCTACGCCATCACCGAGGACCCGCAGCTTTGGGCCGATGCCTTCAAACGTTGGCAGGGCATGAATGCGTCTTACCGGCAGGTGCTGGACGATGGCGTCGCGCCAGAGCCATCCGTGGAGTGGCTGCTTTATCAGGCACTCGCGGGCGTCTGGCCGCTTGAGTTTGATGTTCAGAATGCCGAAGAGCTGAAAGCACTCGAAGAGCGCTTCGCAGCCTATGTCGAAAAAGCGCTACGCGAGGCGAAACTGCGCACGAACTGGGGTGATAGCAATGCAGCCTATGAGGACGCCGTCATCGGCTATGCTCGCAAGCTGCTTTCGCCCGAAAACCGCGCGTTTATGGAAGATTTTGTCCAGACCCTACATCCTTTCATCGAGGCCGGTCTTTCCAATGGCGTCTCCCAGACGCTGATCAAACTGACAGCCCCAGGCGTACCTGACATCTATCAGGGCAGCGAAAGCCTCGACCTCAGCCTTGTCGATCCAGATAACCGCCGCCTGCCGGATTTCGATGCTCTTGCAAAGCAGCGTGAACAGGGCGGGCACCAACACCCGAGCCTGGAACTCAAGCAACGCCTGATCGCCACGATCTTGTCGATGCGCAAGGCGATGCCTGATCTCTTCGGTGCGGGAACATATGTTCCACTCGAGGTCAGCGGCGAAGGGGCGGGGCAATATGTCGGCTTTGCGCGCGTCACGCCAGACGACGCGCTCATCACCATCGCGCCACGCCTCTCCATGCGGCCCCCAGCACCCGCCAGCATCACGCTGCCGCCTGATCTCGCCAACAGCACCTATGTGGATGTGTTGACGCAGAAAAACTGGACATTCACCGACAAAATCGATCTCGGCGAGGTCAAACTTGCAATTTTGAAAAGGCGATAG
- a CDS encoding MFS transporter codes for MQSSVSVEDGLRAAGVGAFQKRLFVIFGLVWAADAMQVLAIGFSAPSIAKSFGVTVPQALQTGTFFFLGMLIGAFAFGRLADRIGRRPVLFIAIILDAICGVASAFAPDLQWLIVARFLTGIGVGGTLPVDYAMMAEFLPSDRRGRWLVLLEGCWAIGTVALALLALVAGTQGGEAWRTIFFVTGLPALIGVILRLYVPESPLYLNQKGRSEEARQVLQRVAKTNGKDIDIPALVPQAGQRAPISELFSNILRRRTVFLMLAWMLISVSYYGVFVYLPIKLAADGFGFMRGQMFLVVLAIAQLPGYALAAYGVEKWGRKPTLIGFLLLSAVGTLAYGLGQSVEIAVAATLLLSFSLLGTWGAIYAFTPELYPTTLRASGMGMAGAVARFGGLLAPSIVAPLMASNFGLALGVISGLLVVAAFSVWLIDAESRNQALA; via the coding sequence ATGCAGTCATCGGTTTCCGTTGAGGATGGCCTACGAGCGGCTGGGGTTGGGGCGTTTCAGAAGCGCCTGTTCGTCATTTTCGGGCTCGTCTGGGCAGCTGACGCCATGCAGGTTCTGGCGATTGGGTTTAGTGCACCCTCGATTGCCAAAAGCTTTGGGGTGACGGTGCCGCAGGCATTGCAGACGGGGACGTTCTTCTTTCTGGGGATGCTGATCGGTGCTTTTGCTTTTGGGCGGCTGGCGGATCGCATTGGGCGCAGGCCTGTGCTGTTCATCGCCATTATTCTCGATGCCATCTGTGGTGTAGCATCGGCATTTGCGCCTGATCTGCAATGGTTGATCGTGGCACGCTTTCTGACCGGCATTGGGGTTGGCGGAACGCTGCCTGTCGATTACGCCATGATGGCCGAGTTTTTGCCGTCCGACCGGCGGGGTCGGTGGCTGGTTCTGCTGGAAGGCTGCTGGGCAATTGGTACCGTTGCACTCGCCCTGCTGGCGCTGGTGGCGGGTACGCAGGGTGGGGAAGCGTGGCGGACGATTTTCTTCGTCACGGGGCTTCCGGCACTCATCGGCGTTATTCTGCGGCTTTACGTGCCGGAATCGCCTCTTTATTTGAACCAGAAAGGTCGCTCGGAAGAGGCGCGGCAGGTTTTGCAACGTGTTGCGAAGACGAACGGCAAGGATATCGACATCCCGGCACTGGTGCCGCAGGCCGGGCAGCGCGCGCCGATCAGTGAGCTGTTTTCAAACATTCTGCGTCGCCGTACGGTGTTCCTGATGCTGGCATGGATGCTGATCTCGGTTTCCTATTACGGCGTCTTTGTCTATCTGCCGATAAAGCTGGCGGCAGATGGTTTCGGCTTCATGCGCGGTCAGATGTTTCTCGTCGTTCTGGCAATCGCGCAATTGCCGGGCTATGCGCTGGCGGCCTATGGCGTGGAAAAATGGGGCCGCAAGCCGACACTGATCGGCTTCCTGCTGCTGAGTGCGGTGGGAACGCTGGCCTATGGACTGGGACAGTCCGTCGAGATCGCGGTGGCCGCGACATTGCTACTGAGTTTCTCGCTGCTTGGCACGTGGGGAGCGATTTACGCGTTTACGCCTGAGCTTTACCCCACGACGCTGCGTGCGAGTGGCATGGGCATGGCGGGTGCGGTTGCGCGGTTTGGTGGGCTGTTGGCACCATCGATCGTCGCGCCGCTGATGGCGTCGAATTTCGGTCTGGCTTTGGGCGTCATCTCAGGACTGTTGGTCGTGGCGGCGTTCAGCGTATGGCTGATCGATGCGGAATCGAGAAATCAGGCTCTGGCATAG